A stretch of the Nicotiana tabacum cultivar K326 chromosome 6, ASM71507v2, whole genome shotgun sequence genome encodes the following:
- the LOC142182047 gene encoding uncharacterized protein LOC142182047, with translation MSGYTKFMKDLVTKKWSMNFETIKVTDKVSAIVHSIAPKLEDPGTSMIPCTIGSVEFDRALCDLMANFDVNYEVPIILGRLLLATSKGLCDVEAGELIFRVGNEKVVFHVCKSIRKPNTNEVCSFVDLVTDIIVDDASATINVGDMLESVLLNFDDDKMDGFMECVNSLQVMG, from the exons ATGTCTGGTTATAcaaagtttatgaaagatcttgTGACAAAAAAGTGGTCGATGAATTTTGAGACTATCAAAGTCACTGATaaagtgagtgcaattgttcaTTCAATAGCTCccaagttggaggatcccggtaCTTCcatgattccttgtacaattggaagtgtcgAGTTTGATAGGGCTCTTTGTGATCTTATGGCAA ATTTCGATGTTAATTATGAAGTGCCGATCATTCTTGGGAGACTTTTACTTGCTACGAGTAAGGGTCTTTGTGATGTAGAAGCTGGAGAACTTATTTTCCGGGTTGGtaatgaaaaagtggtattccatgtgtgtaagtccatacGGAAACCAAATACcaatgaggtgtgttcttttgtggacttagTGACTGATATTATTGTGGATGATGCAAGTGCTActatcaatgttggtgatatgttggagtcTGTGTTGCttaattttgatgatgacaagATGGATGGTTTCATGGAATGCGTGAACTCTTTGCAAGTAATGGGGTAG